A stretch of the Glycine soja cultivar W05 chromosome 13, ASM419377v2, whole genome shotgun sequence genome encodes the following:
- the LOC114381072 gene encoding polcalcin Che a 3-like gives MADDDPQDVADRERIFKHFDSDGDGQVSSQELGDALKALGSVTPEEVQRMMAEIDTDGDGFISHDTDGDGFISHEEFINFARANRGLVRDVAKIFGFLSSCS, from the coding sequence ATGGCTGATGATGATCCACAAGATGTAGCCGATAGGGAACGCATTTTCAAGCATTTTGATTCCGATGGTGATGGCCAAGTCTCTTCACAAGAGCTTGGTGATGCCCTTAAAGCACTTGGATCGGTGACCCCGGAAGAAGTGCAACGGATGATGGCAGAGATTGATACAGATGGTGATGGCTTCATTTCACACGATACAGATGGTGATGGCTTCATTTCACACGAAGAGTTCATAAATTTTGCACGAGCCAACCGTGGCCTAGTGAGGGATGTAGCCaagatttttggttttttaagttcttgctcttaa
- the LOC114380756 gene encoding probable serine/threonine-protein kinase PBL7 — MGFSQDPCTDSNAPTSTSSTLVVDHYCDYDKLKFKTFLRKMFWEFGLACVANPSQRRRSSGDGKKTNMENNKAWLLAESGGCGAELTNADPQSVHSSFRFSFCSQVELESLNMSSSAAATVLMVNLDNGVSESRANEMKWRRMESLEKSISPVAHTLIRFSYGEIMSATRNFSKGRVLGRGALSYVFRGRVGILRTAVAIKRLDKEDKESAKAFCRELMIASSLHSSNVVPLLGFCIDPEEGLFLVYKYVSGGSLERHLHGRKKGSSPLPWPVRYKVAIGIAEAVAYLHSGTERCVVHRDIKPSNILLSSRKTPKLCDFGLATWTSAPSVPFLCKTVKGTFGYLAPEYFQHGKVSDKTDVYAFGVVLLELITGRKPIEATRPSGDENLVLWAKPFLQKGKGAIEELLDPQLKCSLKFSNQMGRMIEAAGACVTNEESRRPGIREIIAILKGEEEPLLSKRKKSSFLGNGCVIDCYSQLQQTNNEMKSHLALAMLGVAEFEDDDYLYGR, encoded by the exons ATGGGTTTCTCACAAGACCCCTGCACTGATTCCAATGCCCCAACCTCAACCTCTTCCACCTTAGTTGTAGATCACTACTGTGACTACGACAagctcaaattcaaaacctttctcAGAAAAATGTTCTGGGAATTCGGTCTCGCCTGTGTGGCCAACCCTTCCCAGCGCCGGAGAAGCTCCGGCGACGGCAAAAAGACGAACATGGAGAACAACAAGGCGTGGCTGCTTGCGGAGTCTGGTGGGTGTGGAGCAGAATTGACCAATGCTGACCCTCAATCGGTTCACTCCTCTTTCAGGTTCAGCTTCTGTTCTCAGGTTGAGTTGGAGTCCCTGAACATGAGTTCTTCGGCTGCTGCAACGGTTTTGATGGTGAATTTGGACAATGGGGTGAGTGAATCGCGCGCCAATGAAATGAAGTGGAGGAGAATGGAGTCGTTGGAGAAGAGCATATCCCCTGTGGCTCACACCTTGATCAGGTTTAGCTATGGTGAAATTATGTCTGCTACTAGAAATTTCTCCAaag GGAGGGTGTTGGGGAGAGGAGCATTGAGCTATGTTTTTAGAGGGAGAGTTGGGATTTTGAGAACTGCCGTGGCGATCAAACGGTTGGACAAGGAAGACAAGGAATCTGCCAAGGCCTTTTGTAGAGAACTGATGATTGCAAGTTCTCTTCATAGTTCAAATGTTGTTCCCCTTTTGGGGTTTTGTATTGATCCTGAGGAGGGTTTGTTTTTGGTGTACAAGTATGTCTCAGGGGGAAGCTTGGAGCGCCACTTGCATG GAAGGAAGAAGGGTAGCTCGCCTCTTCCATGGCCTGTGAGGTACAAAGTTGCAATTGGGATTGCTGAAGCTGTGGCTTATCTACATAGTGGAACTGAAAGATGTGTTGTGCACAGAGACATTAAACCCTCAAACATTCTGCTTTCTTCAAGGAAGACTCCCAAG CTATGTGATTTTGGATTAGCTACATGGACTTCTGCACCTTCAGTTCCTTTCCTTTGCAAAACTGTCAAAGGAACATTTGG ATATTTGGCCCCTGAGTATTTCCAACATGGGAAAGTATCAGACAAGACTGATGTATATGCTTTTGGAGTGGTTTTGTTGGAACTCATTACTGGCCGGAAGCCGATTGAGGCAACAAGACCTTCAGGAGATGAGAACTTGGTCTTATGG GCTAAACCTTTTCTACAAAAAGGGAAAGGAGCAATTGAAGAGTTGCTCGATCCTCAACTCAAGTGCAGTCTTAAATTCTCAAATCAAATGGGTAGAATGATTGAAGCAGCAGGTGCCTGTGTCACAAATGAAGAATCTCGACGACCTGGCATACGTGAGATTATTGCAATACTGAAAGGTGAAGAAGAACCTCTTCTCTCCAAAAGAAAGAAGTCCAGTTTTCTTGGGAATGGATGTGTGATTGATTGTtattctcagttacaacaaacAAATAATGAGATGAAAAGTCACTTGGCATTAGCAATGTTAGGTGTTGCAGAGTTTGAGGATGATGATTATCTCTATGGTCGATAA
- the LOC114382710 gene encoding probable calcium-binding protein CML27 isoform X2, protein MDEEVRKIFSKFDKNGDGKISCAELKEMMVALGSKTTSEEVKRMMAELDRNGDGYIDLKEFGEFHCGGGDGRELREAFELYDLDKNGLISAKELHSVMRRLGEKCSLSDCRRMIGNVDADGDGNVNFEEFKKMMTRS, encoded by the exons ATGGATGAAGAAGTGCGCAAGATCTTCAGCAAGTTCGACAAGAACGGCGACGGCAAGATCTCGTGCGCCGAGCTGAAGGAGATGATGGTGGCGCTGGGATCCAAAACGACGTCGGAGGAGGTGAAGCGCATGATGGCGGAGCTTGATCGGAACGGCGACGGCTACATTGACCTGAAGGAGTTCGGCGAGTTCCATTGCGGCGGCGGCGACGGGAGGGAGCTCCGGGAGGCGTTCGAGCTGTACGATCTGGACAAGAACGGGCTGATCTCGGCGAAGGAGCTGCACTCCGTGATGCGGAGGTTGGGGGAGAAGTGCTCCCTCAGCGACTGCCGGAGGATGATCGGAAACGTGGATGCCGACGGTGACGGCAACGTCAATTTTGAAGAGTTCAAGAAGATGATGACTCGCTCGTA G
- the LOC114382710 gene encoding probable calcium-binding protein CML23 isoform X1 — protein MDEEVRKIFSKFDKNGDGKISCAELKEMMVALGSKTTSEEVKRMMAELDRNGDGYIDLKEFGEFHCGGGDGRELREAFELYDLDKNGLISAKELHSVMRRLGEKCSLSDCRRMIGNVDADGDGNVNFEEFKKMMTRSYVAVSSSPLVISSFFILRGSGNVFFTSSTISVTPSSPKRSSDSSKICVMKVNKLITVS, from the exons ATGGATGAAGAAGTGCGCAAGATCTTCAGCAAGTTCGACAAGAACGGCGACGGCAAGATCTCGTGCGCCGAGCTGAAGGAGATGATGGTGGCGCTGGGATCCAAAACGACGTCGGAGGAGGTGAAGCGCATGATGGCGGAGCTTGATCGGAACGGCGACGGCTACATTGACCTGAAGGAGTTCGGCGAGTTCCATTGCGGCGGCGGCGACGGGAGGGAGCTCCGGGAGGCGTTCGAGCTGTACGATCTGGACAAGAACGGGCTGATCTCGGCGAAGGAGCTGCACTCCGTGATGCGGAGGTTGGGGGAGAAGTGCTCCCTCAGCGACTGCCGGAGGATGATCGGAAACGTGGATGCCGACGGTGACGGCAACGTCAATTTTGAAGAGTTCAAGAAGATGATGACTCGCTCGTA tgTTGCGGTTTCTTCGTCACCCTTGGtgatttcttccttcttcatatTGAGAGGCAGTGGCAATGTTTTCTTCACCAGCTCTACTATTTCAGTTACACCTTCATCTCCAAAACGCTCATCAGATTCCTCTAAGATCTGTGTAATGAAAGTGAACAAACTGATTACAGTTTCGTAA
- the LOC114382606 gene encoding pentatricopeptide repeat-containing protein At1g77360, mitochondrial-like: MEESPRGRRKRAHPSSPSPPSPISKKPQTFPSFQDIPNLPSNIKSLCHLIATTSAATVEHSLQSAAISVIPHDVEEVLKLSYGCQSVKFFRWSGRHLNDNHTPYSWNLVVDILGRNRFFDPMWDAVKSMNKEGLLSLATFASVFSSYVAADRIREAIMAFEIMDNYGCVAKKFVRPDTDTYAILMEGWEGEKSMVSAKETFAEMVIEIGWDPANVPAYDSFLCTLVRGHDGLLEAIKFVDSMRDRRCYPGVRFLKAALDECVKCHDVRTAEFFWEVLVVGKVLQPTSEMYNLMIGLCCYRGDTDAARRMLHEMVYQGAFPDVVTYNLLFKFLLKGRKLREASSVFAEMVQNECVPEQDNCDLAVKVYVDCGEPVMAIKVWKCLVENYKKGLEQTANFLVVGLCNLNRPQVAVKYAEDMIGRGISLSSSTLSKLRQSLVKERREYVYEDLLRKWKSH; the protein is encoded by the exons CCTCTGCCACCTCATCGCCACCACCTCCGCCGCCACCGTCGAGCACTCCCTCCAATCCGCCGCCATCTCCGTCATCCCTCACGACGTCGAAGAAGTCCTCAAACTCTCCTACGGCTGCCAATCCGTCAAATTCTTCCGCTGGAGCGGCCGCCACCTCAACGACAACCACACGCCCTATTCCTGGAACCTCGTTGTCGATATCCTCGGCAGAAACCGCTTCTTCGACCCCATGTGGGACGCCGTTAAGTCAATGAACAAAGAAGGGTTACTCTCGCTCGCCACATTCGCCTCCGTCTTCAGCAGCTATGTTGCCGCTGACAGAATCCGTGAAGCAATTATGGCGTTTGAGATTATGGACAATTACGGTTGT GTTGCTAAGAAATTCGTCCGACCGGATACGGATACTTACGCGATTTTAATGGAGGGGTGGGAAGGGGAGAAGAGTATGGTTAGTGCTAAGGAGACATTTGCTGAGATGGTGATTGAGATTGGATGGGATCCTGCGAATGTGCCGGCTTATGATTCGTTCTTGTGTACACTTGTTAGAGGGCATGATGGATTGCTTGAGGCTATTAAGTTTGTTGATTCCATGAGGGATAGGAGGTGTTACCCCGGTGTGAGGTTTCTGAAGGCTGCATTGGATGAGTGTGTTAAGTGCCATGATGTTAGGACAGCTGAGTTTTTCTGGGAGGTGTTGGTGGTTGGGAAGGTGTTGCAGCCCACCTCTGAGATGTACAATTTGATGATCGGTTTGTGTTGCTATCGCGGTGACACCGATGCTGCAAGGAGGATGCTCCATGAGATGGTTTACCAAGGGGCTTTTCCTGATGTGGTGACTTATAACTTGTTGTTTAAGTTCTTGCTCAAGGGGAGGAAACTGAGGGAGGCTTCGTCGGTGTTTGCGGAGATGGTGCAGAATGAGTGTGTGCCGGAGCAGGATAACTGTGATTTGGCAGTTAAGGTGTATGTGGATTGCGGGGAGCCTGTTATGGCGATCAAGGTTTGGAAGTGTTTGGTGGAGAATTATAAGAAGGGTTTGGAGCAGACCGCGAATTTTCTGGTTGTGGGGCTTTGCAATTTGAACAGGCCACAGGTGGCGGTTAAGTATGCCGAGGATATGATTGGCAGGGGAATCAGTTTGTCCTCTTCCACATTGTCGAAGCTGAGACAAAGCCTTGTCAAGGAGAGAAGAGAATATGTGTATGAGGATCTTTTGAGAAAGTGGAAATCTCACTAG